One Desulfobacterales bacterium DNA segment encodes these proteins:
- a CDS encoding nitroreductase family protein has product MSREVTTFIDPDRCIGCGLCLQVCPSGTLALENGRAVVRGQESIQCGHCAAICPVGAIRVTALEPALSFATFETKEQYLAPGDFDPGGLVQLMRARRSCRNYLDRRVDRDLLEDLVKIGTTAPSGTNSQKWTFTILATRQEVTVLGNRIALFFKRLNRLADNPMARLWSRLFGNDALGRYYRSYYQTMAKGLREWEETGRDRLFHGAPAVILVGSTPNGSCPREDALLATQNILLGAHALGLGSCLIGFAVEAIRHDPSIKKILTVPEEEPIHAVIALGFPNESYQRVTGRRPVVPRYPNLSADS; this is encoded by the coding sequence ATGTCCAGAGAAGTTACCACCTTCATTGATCCGGACCGCTGCATTGGCTGCGGTCTGTGCTTGCAGGTCTGCCCCTCCGGGACCCTGGCCCTGGAAAACGGCCGGGCCGTGGTTCGAGGGCAGGAGTCCATCCAATGCGGCCACTGTGCGGCAATCTGCCCTGTTGGCGCAATCCGGGTAACTGCCCTGGAGCCGGCCCTTTCCTTTGCCACCTTTGAGACCAAGGAGCAATACCTGGCACCTGGTGATTTTGATCCCGGCGGACTGGTCCAACTGATGCGCGCCCGCCGCTCCTGCCGCAACTACCTGGACCGCCGGGTCGACCGCGACCTGCTTGAGGATCTGGTCAAGATCGGCACCACCGCGCCGTCGGGTACCAACAGCCAGAAATGGACCTTCACCATCCTTGCCACCCGGCAGGAGGTCACTGTGCTGGGCAACCGGATTGCCCTCTTTTTCAAACGGCTCAACCGGCTGGCGGACAACCCCATGGCCCGGCTCTGGTCCCGACTGTTCGGCAACGATGCCCTGGGCCGCTATTACCGCTCCTACTATCAGACCATGGCCAAAGGGTTGCGGGAATGGGAAGAGACCGGCCGGGACCGGCTGTTTCACGGCGCCCCGGCGGTCATCCTGGTGGGATCGACGCCCAACGGCAGTTGTCCCAGGGAAGACGCCCTGCTCGCCACCCAGAACATCCTGCTCGGCGCCCATGCCCTGGGCCTGGGTTCCTGTCTGATCGGCTTTGCCGTGGAGGCGATCAGACACGACCCGTCCATCAAGAAGATCCTGACCGTCCCGGAAGAAGAGCCCATCCACGCGGTCATTGCCCTCGGCTTTCCCAACGAGAGCTACCAGCGGGTAACCGGCCGCCGGCCGGTGGTACCAAGGTATCCGAACCTGAGCGCAGATTCCTGA
- a CDS encoding class A beta-lactamase-related serine hydrolase: protein MVSGILAGRILRLLLIFSLFFLFLDQAAARNDSGRFDVSYIWNSNLDSLLDYKEEVERVLGPTVGARLRVVGRNGLYGLIYDRDGDASSSAWVARRHTQLLVRFGLEPAVKIKDDGYFDLFNVCYGLGPNLGALKAEYGVIYRYLGQEVGKNLFIEKTGSGNYTLIYRRRGDRRSTATVARRHARLLARKKIRASITRENNNEVVFGESSLLDSEEDGETSGPPPAVVKKGGPGSRLLLPGALKRHKSVAGSAATGNSALEAVLERYIKQLRRKGRIAGDESTGWLVYDLTSRTSLVDINVDRSFQAASMIKPFLALAFFHRVKEGRIKYGPRSRSKMAAMIQRSNNSATNWVMRQVGGPAAIQKLLTQHYGAIFTRTSIVEYIPAGGQTYRNRASLGDYLQFLAALWRGRLPYAKEIRRLMALPGRDRLYNGTVVPQGTLVYNKTGTTAHLCGDMGILAPRGKDGQRYPYAIVGIIEKKNRARNYGKWKMARGNVIRQVSSMVYRDMQQRYNLR, encoded by the coding sequence ATGGTTTCTGGAATCCTTGCTGGCCGAATCTTACGTCTGCTGCTGATTTTCAGCCTGTTTTTCCTGTTCCTTGACCAGGCGGCGGCCAGAAACGATTCCGGCCGGTTCGATGTCTCCTATATCTGGAATTCGAACCTGGACAGCCTGCTTGACTACAAGGAGGAGGTGGAACGGGTCCTTGGTCCCACGGTCGGGGCCCGGTTGCGGGTGGTGGGCCGGAACGGTCTTTACGGCCTGATTTACGACCGGGACGGTGATGCCTCCTCGTCGGCCTGGGTGGCCCGGCGACACACGCAGCTGCTGGTCCGGTTCGGTCTGGAACCGGCGGTAAAGATCAAGGACGACGGTTATTTCGATCTGTTCAACGTCTGCTACGGGCTGGGTCCCAACCTTGGGGCCCTCAAGGCGGAGTATGGTGTTATTTACCGCTATCTCGGCCAGGAGGTGGGCAAGAATCTGTTCATCGAGAAGACCGGGTCCGGCAACTACACCCTTATCTATCGCCGTCGGGGCGACCGGAGGTCAACCGCCACCGTGGCCCGTCGCCATGCCAGGCTGCTGGCCCGTAAGAAGATCCGCGCCAGCATCACCCGGGAGAACAACAATGAGGTGGTGTTCGGTGAATCGAGCCTGCTGGACAGCGAGGAGGATGGTGAGACGAGCGGTCCGCCACCGGCTGTGGTCAAGAAAGGCGGCCCGGGCTCAAGGCTGTTGCTGCCGGGGGCGTTAAAGCGGCATAAGTCCGTGGCCGGGTCCGCGGCCACGGGCAACAGCGCGCTTGAAGCCGTGTTGGAGCGTTATATCAAGCAACTCCGCCGCAAGGGACGGATCGCCGGAGATGAGTCCACCGGCTGGCTGGTCTATGACCTGACCAGTCGTACCAGCCTGGTGGATATCAACGTGGACAGGTCGTTCCAGGCCGCCAGCATGATCAAGCCTTTTCTGGCCCTGGCCTTTTTCCACCGGGTCAAGGAGGGGAGGATCAAGTACGGCCCCCGGAGCCGGTCGAAAATGGCGGCCATGATCCAGCGGAGCAACAACAGCGCCACCAACTGGGTCATGCGTCAGGTGGGCGGCCCGGCCGCGATCCAGAAACTGCTTACCCAGCATTACGGTGCGATTTTTACCCGGACCTCGATCGTCGAGTATATCCCGGCCGGCGGTCAGACCTATCGCAACCGGGCCTCGCTTGGTGATTATCTTCAGTTTCTGGCCGCCCTCTGGCGCGGCCGGCTGCCCTATGCCAAGGAGATCCGCCGGCTCATGGCCCTGCCCGGCCGGGACCGGCTCTATAACGGCACCGTGGTGCCCCAGGGCACCCTGGTCTACAACAAGACCGGGACCACGGCCCATCTCTGCGGCGACATGGGGATTCTCGCCCCAAGGGGCAAGGACGGCCAGCGTTATCCCTATGCCATTGTCGGCATCATTGAAAAGAAGAACCGGGCCCGGAACTACGGCAAATGGAAGATGGCCCGGGGTAATGTGATCCGCCAGGTGTCGAGCATGGTCTACAGGGACATGCAACAGCGGTATAACCTGCGTTAG
- a CDS encoding cytochrome c family protein encodes MGSKSLLGAVLFMAALVFIATGVQARSIDLGSKTINMKSPAAKKPAVFPHRTHQEIIGCAECHHIFGDIMTTDSCLSCHNKELSDLKLNSMKKAAHARCRGCHKKLHKQGNEKAPVRCSGCHPYVPKK; translated from the coding sequence ATGGGAAGCAAGTCGTTGCTGGGTGCGGTGCTGTTCATGGCCGCCCTGGTCTTTATTGCCACCGGAGTACAGGCCAGGAGCATTGACCTGGGCTCGAAAACAATCAACATGAAAAGCCCGGCAGCAAAAAAACCGGCTGTTTTTCCCCATCGCACCCATCAGGAAATAATCGGCTGCGCTGAGTGCCACCATATCTTCGGCGACATCATGACCACTGACAGTTGCCTGTCCTGCCATAACAAGGAGTTGAGCGACCTGAAGCTGAACAGCATGAAAAAGGCGGCCCATGCCCGCTGCCGCGGCTGCCATAAAAAACTGCACAAACAAGGCAATGAGAAAGCGCCGGTCAGGTGCAGCGGCTGCCATCCATACGTGCCGAAAAAATAA